One part of the Parasphingorhabdus sp. SCSIO 66989 genome encodes these proteins:
- a CDS encoding mannose-1-phosphate guanylyltransferase/mannose-6-phosphate isomerase, whose amino-acid sequence MITPVILSGGSGTRLWPRSTDARPKQFLPLAEERTMFAATLDRVRDNTQFAPPLIIGNAAHHKLMAAELDAAGLGDNARIILEPAARNTAPAIALAALELADDSLMLVMPSDHVMRAPEIFCAVVAEAEQAAQSGALVTFGITPTHPETGYGYIHQGAPLDGSTGHKVKAFVEKPKRDVAEQMLAEGGYLWNAGIFLMRADRYLEELQCHSPEMIEACTKAHQAAARDGNAIMPNAESFGASPSDSIDYAIMEKADNVAVFALDCGWSDLGSWDAVYDLAEKDASGNAHSGPVTSLETSNTLIQSDGLKIAAAGVSDLIIIAEGDQLLIVPRGESQRVKQLLAATKDKSD is encoded by the coding sequence ATGATCACTCCCGTCATTCTCTCCGGCGGGTCCGGTACTCGGTTGTGGCCGCGTTCCACCGATGCGCGGCCCAAGCAATTTCTGCCGCTGGCGGAAGAACGGACCATGTTTGCCGCGACACTCGATCGCGTGCGTGACAATACGCAATTCGCCCCGCCGCTTATCATCGGCAATGCCGCGCATCACAAGCTGATGGCGGCGGAACTGGATGCTGCCGGACTGGGAGACAATGCGCGGATCATATTGGAGCCTGCGGCGCGCAATACGGCACCTGCGATTGCGCTAGCGGCGCTGGAACTCGCCGATGACAGCCTGATGCTGGTGATGCCGAGCGACCATGTCATGCGCGCGCCGGAGATATTTTGCGCCGTTGTTGCTGAGGCCGAACAGGCAGCACAATCAGGGGCGTTGGTGACCTTTGGCATCACCCCTACCCATCCGGAAACTGGCTATGGCTATATCCATCAGGGCGCTCCTCTTGACGGTAGCACAGGCCATAAGGTTAAGGCCTTTGTCGAAAAACCGAAGCGCGATGTGGCTGAGCAGATGCTCGCCGAAGGTGGGTATCTTTGGAACGCTGGCATCTTTCTGATGCGTGCGGATCGGTATCTTGAAGAGCTGCAATGCCATTCGCCGGAAATGATCGAAGCCTGTACAAAGGCTCATCAGGCTGCGGCCCGCGATGGTAATGCGATCATGCCCAATGCCGAAAGCTTTGGCGCCTCACCATCGGATTCCATCGACTATGCGATCATGGAGAAAGCAGACAATGTCGCCGTGTTCGCACTGGATTGTGGGTGGTCCGATCTTGGCAGTTGGGATGCAGTCTATGATCTTGCTGAGAAGGATGCATCCGGCAATGCCCATAGCGGCCCGGTGACATCGCTGGAAACCAGCAATACCCTTATCCAGAGCGATGGTCTGAAGATTGCGGCGGCAGGTGTTTCCGATCTGATTATCATAGCCGAGGGCGACCAGTTGCTGATCGTCCCACGCGGAGAATCGCAGCGGGTCAAACAGTTATTGGCGGCTACCAAAGATAAGAGCGACTAA